CACGGGTTGCGGGCTGTAGACGGCTTCCGTTGAAATCTTCTTCGGCTCAGGCCGTATCTCCTATGACTTCCGCATCGACTCCTGCTCTTTTCCTGGACAACATCAGCTGTACCTTCGTCTCCAAGGACGATCGTTCGCAGCGCTATACCGCGGTGGCGGATACCAGCCTGTCGATCGCACCGGGCGAATTCGTTTCCGTGGTGGGACCGACCGGCTGCGGAAAATCGACCTTGCTGAATGTCGGCGCCGGCTTGCTGCAACCGTCCACCGGCAGCGTCAAGGTATTCGGCGAACCGCTGGCCGGCATCAATCGCCGTGCCGGCTATATGTTCCAGGCGGAAGCGCTGATGCCCTGGCGCAGCGCGCTGCAAAACGTCATCGCCGGCCTGCAATACCGCGAAACCGATGAAGCCAAAGCGCGTCAGCTGGGCGAGGAATGGCTGGCCCGGGTCGGCCTGCAAGGTTTCGGTGACCGCTACCCGCATCAGTTGTCGGGCGGCATGCGCAAGCGGGTGGCGCTGGCGCAGACCCTGATCCTGGATCCCGACATCATCTTGATGGACGAGCCGTTTTCGGCGCTCGACATCCAGACCCGGCAGCTGATGGAAAACGAAGTGCTGGAGTTGTGGAGCGCCAAGCGCAAGGCGGTGCTGTTCATCACTCACGACCTGGATGAAGCGATCGCCATGTCGGACCGGGTGGTGGTGCTATCGGCCGGACCGGCCACCCATCCGATCGGCGAATTCGTGATCGACCTGCCGCGCCCGCGCGACGTCGCTGAAATCCGCGGCGAGCCGCGCTTCGTTGAGCTGCACCAGCAAATCTGGAGCGTGCTGCGCGACGAGGTGCTGAAGGGCTACCAGCAGCAAAAGAAAGCTAGCTAACGCGATCTCTAAAAATACCGTCATCCCCGCGAACGCGGGGATCCAGATTACTGAATATGGCAGTGAAAATGGATTCCCGCGTTAGCGGGAATGACCGGGGCGCGTAGCCGGGGCCGACGAGGCCGGGGCGCGCAGCTGGGGTCGCCTAGACGGGGCCGCGTAGCTGGGAGCGGCTGGCCGATTTTTTTGCCAGGGTCGCGACAATGTTAACGTTCAACAAAAGTGGGACAGAATCATGTGGAAAGCCATCAAGCCGAATTACAAGAACCTGCGGGTATATCAAGCACTGGTGCTGCTGCTGTTTTTCGGCATCTGGCACCTGGCCACGCGCAATCCGCAGACCGCGTTTTTCTTTGGCGAGCCGCTCAAGGTGCTGCAGCGGGTCTGGCAATGGTTCACGGTCGGCAGTGGCAGCCTGGAAATCGGCTTCGGCGACCATACCTGGTTCACCCTGAGCTTTCCGGCGGAAATCTATTCGCACCTGCTGGTGACCCTGACTGAAACCATGCTGGCGTTCGGCATCGGCACGGTGTTCGGCCTTGGCGTCGGTTTGTGGCTGGCCTTGTCGCCGCTGACCTCAGCCATCCTCGATCCCTACATCAAGGCCTCCAACGCCATGCCGCGCGTGATCCTGGCGCCTATCTTCGCCATGTGGTTCGGCCTCGGCATCTGGTCCAAGGTGGCGCTGGCGGTGACGCTGGTGTTTTTCATCGTGTTCTTCAATGTCTATCAGGGCGTGCGCGAAGTTAGCCCGGTAGTGCTGGCCAACGCCCGCATGCTCGGCGCCAGCCAGCGCCAGCTGCTGCGCACGGTGTACCTGCCTTCGGCTACATCCTGGGTGTTTTCCAGCCTGCACACCTCGGTCGGGCTGGCGTTTGTCGGCGTCATCGTCGGCGAATACCTGGGCTCGGCGCGTGGGGTCGGTTACCTGATCTTGCAGGCGGAGGGGGCGTTTGATATCAACACTGTGTTTGCCGGCATCCTTGTGCTGACGGCTTTTGCGCTGGTGCTGGATACGGTGGTGGGGATGATCGAGAAGCGCTTGATGAAGTGGCAGCCTAAGAGCGGCGAGACCGAGCGTTTGTAACAACCCTTCGTCTGCGCCAGAAGCGCAGCAATAAACTGACTAAGGCGTCGTTAGGGCCATAAGGCGATAACAAATGTATTTTAAAAAATACGTGACTTTATTTAAAAATAAGATATATCATATAAAATATATTAAAAACGAGGGCGGCGTGATGAAATATTTATCAAAACTGGCATGCATTCTCATCGTTGGCTTGAGCGGCCAGGCAGTGGCCCGAGACCTGACCGTAGTCGCTTTTGGCGGCGCCACGCAAGAGGCCTTTAACCACGCTTACTTTCAGCCATTCGTTACACAGAGCAAGAAGCGGATCGTGCAGGATAGTTATACCGGCGGCATTGCCCGTCAAAAGGCGATGGTGGAATCTGGCAACATCACTTGGGATGTGGTGCAGATGGATGAAAATGAAATGGCCTTGGCATGCGAGCAAGGCTTGCTTGAAGTGATTGATTTCAAGCAGTTGTCAAACGCCAAAGAAATCACGCCGGCGGCCCTTTCCAAGTGTGGTGTAGGAGCGTTTGTCTGGTCTGAAGTGCTCACTTACGACAGCAAAAAATTCGGCGTGGATGGACCGAAGACCTGGGCGCAATTCTGGGATATAAAGAAGTGGCCCGGTAAGCGCGGCTTGCGCAAGCAGGCACGGATGACGCTGGAGATTGCATTGATGGCGGATGGCGTTAAACCGGCGGATGTGTACACATTGCTTGCCACCAAAGCCGGACAAGACCGCGCATTCGCCAAGATGGACCAGATCAAGTCCAGCATCCAATGGTGGGAATCCGGCGCGCAGCCGCTGGAATGGCTGGCTTCCGGAACCGTTGTGGCTACAGCGGCCTATAGCGGCCGTATCGCGATTGCAAACCGCGAAGGCAGTCATTTTCCGATTGCTTGGGACAATCAGCTCTACAGCATGGATTACTGGACCCTCATCAAGAACACGCCCAACAAAGCAAGCGCGCTTGATCTGCTCAATACCATGCTGAGCGCTGAGCGTCAAAAAACGTTCACAGACTTGATCCCATACGGCATTCTCAATATGCGCACAGCTGCCATGATCAAACCGGATGTCCTCGCACAGTTGCCGACCGCGCCGCAGAACATGAAGACGGCGCTGCTGCTGGATAGCCATTTCTGGGTAGATCATGAAGAAGAGATCATGGCGCGATTCAATCAATGGATTGCGCAGTAAATGACAACAAGAAAGGATCGCGTTTTGCCTAAGCTCTCTGTTCCGGCATCACTGCAACAGGCGATACGCCAATCGACGCAGCGCAAGCGGATGATTTCGCTATGGCTGACGGCGCCGTTGACGCTGTATATCGCACTATTTTTTTTGCTGCCGATAGGGATGATGTTTTATCGCGCAGTCGCCAATCCGGAAATGATCGAGGCCATGCCACGCACCGTCAAGGCTTTGGCGGCTTGGCAAAGGACAACGGCATTGCCGCCGGCAGAGGCATATCAGGCAGTCGCTGACGATCTGATTGCCGCCGGCGGCAGCAAACCGCTAGGCGAACTGGCCCGGCGTTTGAATTACGAAGCCAGCGGCTATCGCAGCTTGATTCTAAAAACGGCCAGGCAGTTGTCGCAGGCGGAAGCGGCGCCAGACATGCAATTGCGGCTGGCGGCGATCGATGCACGCTGGAGCGACCCTGAAGTCTGGCATGCTCTGCGTCGCCTGGCGCCTGCCTACACGCCGTACTACCTGTTGACGGCGCTCGACTTGCGTGTGACAAACGACGGCGGCATCAGCCGTGTGCCGGCAGACCAGCGGATCTATTTGAACATCCTTTTCAAGACCGTCAAGATTGCTTTCATCGTCACCTTGTTATGTCTACTCCTCGGCTATCCGCTGGCGGCATTGATGGTAAAGGCGCCTAAACGGCTGGGTTTCCTGCTGCTGATGGCGGTGCTGCTGCCTTTCTGGACGTCGCTGCTGGCGCGTACCACCGCCTGGATCGTCGTATTGCAAAACGACGGACTGGTGAATAAATTGCTGCTGGCCCTGCATCTGATCGACCAGCCGGCAGAACTGATATTCAATGCTACCGGCTTGTACATCGTCATGGTGCACATCCTGCTGCCGTTCATGGTGTTGCCGATTTATAGTGCGATGAAAGGGGTTGCGCCGCATTTCATGCGTGCCTCCGCATCGCTCGGCGCGCACCCGGTACGCGGCTTTTTCCGGATATACCTGCCCCTAACCATGCCGGGCGTCGGCGCCGGTGCTCTACTGACGTTTATCGTCGCGGCAGGGTATTACGTTACGCCATCGCTGGTTGGCGGCGCCAAGGAACAGATGCTGGGTTACTTCATCGCGTTCTATACCAATACCACGATCAACTGGGGTATGGCATCAGCCTTGGGCATCGTGATGCTGAGTTGCATCATGCTCATCTACCTAGTCGCTGCACGTAGCATCGGCGTCCGTCAAATCGTAGGATTGCGCTAGGAGTTTTCTCTTGAGTCATTTGCATCTATGCCTGATCGGCAAGTCGCTGCACTATGTGTTTGGCGCCGTCATGATCGTGTTTCTGCTTGCACCCTTGATTGCCGTGGTGCCGCTCTCGTTCAGCGCCGGCAGCTTTCTTTCCTACCCGATTCCGGGTTTTTCGACACAGTGGTACCAGAATGTATTTACAGCTGGGCCATGGATGGATGCGTTGCGCAACAGTTTGATTGTCGGTGTCGCCTCGACCATGCTGTCAACCGTGATCGGTACACTGGCCGCGTTAGCCTTCGCCCGGCGTAATCTGCCGGCGGCGCGCACCTTGCTGGCGTTCATGATTTCACCGATGATCGTGCCATCGGTGATCAGCGGTTTGGGTATGTACTTTCTGTTCGGCCAGATTGGTCTTGCCTCCACGCTGCTGGGCTTGGTGCTGGCGCACACTGTGCTGGCAACGCCGTTTGTCCTGATCACAGTCACGGCGACGTTGCAAGGCTTCGATATGAATCTGCTGCGCGCGGCCGCCAGCCTTGGGGCATCGCCGCTGCGCGCTTTCTTCAACGTGGCGATCCCGTTGATCGCACCAGGCATGATTTCCGGCGCATTGTTTGCATTCATGACGTCGTTTGATGAAATTGTTGTCGCGCTGTTCATCAGCGGTCCCGGCCAACGTACTCTGCCGCGGCAAATGTTCGACGGTATTCGCGATAGCATCAATCCCTCCATCCTGGCGATGTCGTCCTTCTTGCTGCTCATGGCAGTAGGCGTTCTACTGCTTGCAGCATGGATGGCTCGTCAATCAAACCGGCATCGCACTAGCAATGGGTAAGCACATGCAACTATTCGATCCTCGCAACAAAGACGGCGTCGCCTACACGGATGGCGCCTACATGCCGGTCGGTCAAGCCAGCATACCGCTGCTTGACCGTGGTTTTGTCCGCTCCGACGCCACCTACGATGTCGCTCATGTATGGAAAGGCAGTTTTTTTCGGCTGGATGATCATATCGAACGATTTTTCGCATCGATGCATGCCCTGCGCATGACATTGCCGCATAGCCATGAGGAGATCGCAGCCATTCTGATCGAGTGTGTGCGTCTGAGCGGCTTGCGCGACGCCTACGTGCAGATGACCTGTACCCGTGGCGTGCCGCCGCCGGGCTCGCGCGATCCGCGCGAATGCTGCAACCGTTTCTATGCGTTTGCCACGCCCTTCGTTTGGATCGCCAATGAAACGCAACGTCGCCAGGGTTTATCCATGGTGCTGAGCAGCGTGACGCGGATTCCGCCGGAATCGCTGGATCCCCGTATCAAGAATTTTCACTGGCTGGATCTGACCATGGGCATCTTCGAGGCATATGACCGGCAAGCCACCGTGGCGCTATTGCATGATGGGCATGGCAACGTTACCGAAGGCGCCGGCTTCAACGTCTTCGTCGTCAAAAACGGTGTGCTGGCCAGCCCGGTACGCGGCGTTTTCGAAGGGATGACACGTCGCACCGTCAGCGAATTATGCGTATTGTTGAACATCCCATGCGAATGGCGGCTGGTCACGGTACTGGAGGTGATGAATGCAGACGAAATATTTCTTACCAGTACGGCCGGTGGCGTCATGCCGGTCTGCGTGCTTGATGGCAGGCCGGTCGGCACTGGCAAACCGGGGCCGATTACCTCGCTGTTGATGGCGGAATACTGGCGGCGCCAGGAACAAGGCTGGCTGGGCACGCCTGTGACGAATTATCCGATCAACGCCACGGAGAACGGCACATGGTCATCGTAACCGGCGGTACCCATGGCATAGGCGAAGCCGTTGTCCGGCGTTTGGCTGCAGCTGGCGAACACGTACTGTTTACCGGGCGCGATGAGGCTGCCGGTGCGGCACTGGAAGCCGCCCTTGCCGGCGTCACTTTCATGCGGAGTGACGTATCGATCGAACAGGATTGCATCGATGCCGTGGCACGGGCGATGGAACTCGGCGGCGGCAAGTTGAAAGGCTTGGTTAACAACGCCGGCACTTCTTCCCGCGCCAAGTTCCACGAAGCGGCCATCGAGGATTGGGATCGGGTGTTCGCCGCCAACGCCCGTTCGACTTTTCTGTTTTCGCGTGAAGCCTTGCCCGGGCTGATTGCGGCGCGGGGAGCCGTGGTCAATGTGTCGTCGATTGCCGGCAAGGTTGGGGAAGAGGGCCTTGCCATCTATTGCGCATCGAAAGCCGCGGTGTTGGGGCTGACACAGGCGCTGGCGCTCGAATACGGCAAGGACGTGCGCTTCAATGCTGTGTGCCCTGGCCAGATCGCCACGCGCATGATGGACCAGGTCATCGCCGACAGTGCCCGATTGGCTGCGCTGACTTATCGCATACCGGCCGGCCGGCTGGCGGCGCCGGCCGAGGTGGCAGAGGCAATTTACTGGTTATTGTCGCCGGCCGCCAGCTATGTCAATGGCGCGGTGCTGAGCGTCGATGGTGGGGAGACGGCCGGGTTGCGTACCCCGGCGCAATCCAGGCCCTAGAATCACGTTCTATGAACGTGGTTCCTTTGCTTTGGCGCCGCGAACATTCATGTCATTGCTTTTTTCCAGTTCCTCGATTTCCTCCAGGAAGCTGATGATGCTGGGGGCCGCACCCAGGATATCTTGGCGGATTGCTTCGGCAGCAGCCTTGCCGTCATGCTTGCGCAAAGCGTCAAGCAAGCTGCGGTGCTGATCGGGATCAATCAACGACATGGCCTTGTTGTGCAGGAAGTAAGCCTTCAGAACCGGCCCCATCGACGCCCACAGATTTTCGATGATCGCCTGCAGGGTCGGCAATCCGCACAAATTGTAGATGCCGAAATGGAAAGCGCGGTTGAAGCCCATGCGCGCATCGGCGTCGCCTTGCGTGCCGGCTTGTTCAAACTGTGCATTCAACTCAACCAGTTTGGCCAACTCGGCCGGACCGATGTGTGCCGTTGCCAATTCGGCTGCAAGCGGTTCCAGTTGCAGGCGGATGGTGCGCAATTCCAGGTAACGCTCCAGACTCAATGGGGGGACGCTGATCATTTTTGCTGCCTGCATGTGCAGCGCCCGCTCGCTGACCAGCCTCAGCAAAGCCTCGCGTACGGGTGTTACGCTGGTGCCGAAACGTTCCGCCATATCCTGCAGGCGTATCCGTTCGTCAGGCAGGAAACGCCCTGCTACCAAGGCCTCGCGTACCTCGTTGTAGACACGCGCGGACATATTGCTTTTGTCGATGGGGGAGATTTGTTCGTTCACGGGAATTGTATATCGTATATGTTGCTGCAGTATAATCGATTATGCCGATAAACTGCATTCAGGCCATCCCGGTTACAGGGCAATCGCGTGAAACGTGTGCTTGCCCGATATGGCCGTAGGGTGGGCACGCCTTTGTGCCCACGCGTGATCGTGATAACCGGAGTGCCAACCGACCCGGCACCGAAATAGCATGTACGTGAAGTGAATTCACACGTGGGCACGATGTGCCCACCTTACAGCCAAACGCGATTCCTTCATGCGATTGCCCTCATCCCGGTTTCTGTTAACCGATCTTTGCCGCCGCAGATAGCGGAAAGATCAGGTCTGTTGTGTCGGTGCTTCAATAAAAATCGGCGCGCAGATGTGCACGCCGTTAAAAGACAGGCCAGTGACGATCAGTTCCGCTGCAATTCGCCCAGCGCCACTGCCTCAATGCCGTTCGCATCCAGCTGATAATGCGCGTATAAATGGCTAGGTGGAGCAATCAGGCTGTATTCATCCTTGATGCCATGTCTTAGCAGTCGCACGCCGCAGCCTTCGTCTGCCAGGACTTCGGCTACCGCGCCGCCGAGTCCGCCCAATACATTGTGTTCTTCCACCGTCATCAATTTGCGCGACCGCCCGGCTGCGCGCAGCACGGCCTCGCGATCCAGCGGTTTGATGGTGGCCATGTCGATCATGCCAACCGACCAACGCGCAGCGTTCAGGCGCTTTGCCGCCTCCAGCGCCGGATGCACCATCGAGCCGCAGGCGATGATCGTGAGCTCTTCCCCGCTCAAATGTTCGATCGCCTTGCCGAACGCAAAGGGGACGCCGTCTTCATAGACTTGCGGATCGCGGCCACGGCCGATGCGGAAGTAGATCGGTTGCGGATATTCGGCCGAGGCCTGGATGGCGGCAACCAGCTGCGGACCGTCTGCCGGCGCTACCACCGTGAGATTGGCGATCGAACGCATGATCGCAAGGTCTTCGGTGGCGTGATGCGAGGTACCGTAAAATCCCAGCGAAATTCCGGCATGGTGGCCGATCAGGCGCACCGGCAACTGGCAGTAGGCGATATCCATGCGGATCTGCTCACAGCAGAGTAGCGCCAGGAATGACGCAAACGTGGCGACGAAGGGCATGCCGCCGGCAGTGGCCATGCCGGCTGCCGCGCTGACCATGTTTTGCTCCGAAATGCCGAATTGGGTGTAGCGCTCAGGATATTTTTTTGCAAATCGCGCCAGGCCGTTCGAATATTGGAGGTCGGCAGAACCCGCCAGGACGGGATAACCGGCTTCGACCAGCGTGGCCAGGCCGTCGGAGAGATAGTTCAAGCCGGGCGTCAGTTCGTTCAGGCCGCGATATTGCCATGAGTCTTTGGATAGTGGCTGATGCATGGTTTAGATCTCCTGTCCTTTGATTTCCGCGATGGCGCGCTTGGCGTCTTCCGGCGTCAAATAGCCCAGATGCCAGCCCGGTTCCGTTTCCATGTAATGCACGCCTTTGCCCTTGACTGTCTTGGCAATCACGCAGGCGGGACGGGTACGCTGATCGTCGGCGCGCAGACGGCGCAGCAAGGCCGTCAATTCGCTGAGATTGTGGCCGTCGACGTGGTGGACTTCCCAACCAAAGGCGCGCCATTTTTCATCCAGCGGTTCGATGT
The sequence above is a segment of the Collimonas sp. PA-H2 genome. Coding sequences within it:
- a CDS encoding ABC transporter permease is translated as MSHLHLCLIGKSLHYVFGAVMIVFLLAPLIAVVPLSFSAGSFLSYPIPGFSTQWYQNVFTAGPWMDALRNSLIVGVASTMLSTVIGTLAALAFARRNLPAARTLLAFMISPMIVPSVISGLGMYFLFGQIGLASTLLGLVLAHTVLATPFVLITVTATLQGFDMNLLRAAASLGASPLRAFFNVAIPLIAPGMISGALFAFMTSFDEIVVALFISGPGQRTLPRQMFDGIRDSINPSILAMSSFLLLMAVGVLLLAAWMARQSNRHRTSNG
- a CDS encoding ABC transporter substrate-binding protein; protein product: MYFKKYVTLFKNKIYHIKYIKNEGGVMKYLSKLACILIVGLSGQAVARDLTVVAFGGATQEAFNHAYFQPFVTQSKKRIVQDSYTGGIARQKAMVESGNITWDVVQMDENEMALACEQGLLEVIDFKQLSNAKEITPAALSKCGVGAFVWSEVLTYDSKKFGVDGPKTWAQFWDIKKWPGKRGLRKQARMTLEIALMADGVKPADVYTLLATKAGQDRAFAKMDQIKSSIQWWESGAQPLEWLASGTVVATAAYSGRIAIANREGSHFPIAWDNQLYSMDYWTLIKNTPNKASALDLLNTMLSAERQKTFTDLIPYGILNMRTAAMIKPDVLAQLPTAPQNMKTALLLDSHFWVDHEEEIMARFNQWIAQ
- a CDS encoding transketolase family protein; this translates as MHQPLSKDSWQYRGLNELTPGLNYLSDGLATLVEAGYPVLAGSADLQYSNGLARFAKKYPERYTQFGISEQNMVSAAAGMATAGGMPFVATFASFLALLCCEQIRMDIAYCQLPVRLIGHHAGISLGFYGTSHHATEDLAIMRSIANLTVVAPADGPQLVAAIQASAEYPQPIYFRIGRGRDPQVYEDGVPFAFGKAIEHLSGEELTIIACGSMVHPALEAAKRLNAARWSVGMIDMATIKPLDREAVLRAAGRSRKLMTVEEHNVLGGLGGAVAEVLADEGCGVRLLRHGIKDEYSLIAPPSHLYAHYQLDANGIEAVALGELQRN
- a CDS encoding SDR family NAD(P)-dependent oxidoreductase, which produces MVIVTGGTHGIGEAVVRRLAAAGEHVLFTGRDEAAGAALEAALAGVTFMRSDVSIEQDCIDAVARAMELGGGKLKGLVNNAGTSSRAKFHEAAIEDWDRVFAANARSTFLFSREALPGLIAARGAVVNVSSIAGKVGEEGLAIYCASKAAVLGLTQALALEYGKDVRFNAVCPGQIATRMMDQVIADSARLAALTYRIPAGRLAAPAEVAEAIYWLLSPAASYVNGAVLSVDGGETAGLRTPAQSRP
- a CDS encoding aminotransferase class IV, whose protein sequence is MQLFDPRNKDGVAYTDGAYMPVGQASIPLLDRGFVRSDATYDVAHVWKGSFFRLDDHIERFFASMHALRMTLPHSHEEIAAILIECVRLSGLRDAYVQMTCTRGVPPPGSRDPRECCNRFYAFATPFVWIANETQRRQGLSMVLSSVTRIPPESLDPRIKNFHWLDLTMGIFEAYDRQATVALLHDGHGNVTEGAGFNVFVVKNGVLASPVRGVFEGMTRRTVSELCVLLNIPCEWRLVTVLEVMNADEIFLTSTAGGVMPVCVLDGRPVGTGKPGPITSLLMAEYWRRQEQGWLGTPVTNYPINATENGTWSS
- a CDS encoding GntR family transcriptional regulator, with amino-acid sequence MNEQISPIDKSNMSARVYNEVREALVAGRFLPDERIRLQDMAERFGTSVTPVREALLRLVSERALHMQAAKMISVPPLSLERYLELRTIRLQLEPLAAELATAHIGPAELAKLVELNAQFEQAGTQGDADARMGFNRAFHFGIYNLCGLPTLQAIIENLWASMGPVLKAYFLHNKAMSLIDPDQHRSLLDALRKHDGKAAAEAIRQDILGAAPSIISFLEEIEELEKSNDMNVRGAKAKEPRS
- a CDS encoding ABC transporter permease: MWKAIKPNYKNLRVYQALVLLLFFGIWHLATRNPQTAFFFGEPLKVLQRVWQWFTVGSGSLEIGFGDHTWFTLSFPAEIYSHLLVTLTETMLAFGIGTVFGLGVGLWLALSPLTSAILDPYIKASNAMPRVILAPIFAMWFGLGIWSKVALAVTLVFFIVFFNVYQGVREVSPVVLANARMLGASQRQLLRTVYLPSATSWVFSSLHTSVGLAFVGVIVGEYLGSARGVGYLILQAEGAFDINTVFAGILVLTAFALVLDTVVGMIEKRLMKWQPKSGETERL
- a CDS encoding ABC transporter ATP-binding protein, with amino-acid sequence MTSASTPALFLDNISCTFVSKDDRSQRYTAVADTSLSIAPGEFVSVVGPTGCGKSTLLNVGAGLLQPSTGSVKVFGEPLAGINRRAGYMFQAEALMPWRSALQNVIAGLQYRETDEAKARQLGEEWLARVGLQGFGDRYPHQLSGGMRKRVALAQTLILDPDIILMDEPFSALDIQTRQLMENEVLELWSAKRKAVLFITHDLDEAIAMSDRVVVLSAGPATHPIGEFVIDLPRPRDVAEIRGEPRFVELHQQIWSVLRDEVLKGYQQQKKAS
- a CDS encoding ABC transporter permease, whose product is MPKLSVPASLQQAIRQSTQRKRMISLWLTAPLTLYIALFFLLPIGMMFYRAVANPEMIEAMPRTVKALAAWQRTTALPPAEAYQAVADDLIAAGGSKPLGELARRLNYEASGYRSLILKTARQLSQAEAAPDMQLRLAAIDARWSDPEVWHALRRLAPAYTPYYLLTALDLRVTNDGGISRVPADQRIYLNILFKTVKIAFIVTLLCLLLGYPLAALMVKAPKRLGFLLLMAVLLPFWTSLLARTTAWIVVLQNDGLVNKLLLALHLIDQPAELIFNATGLYIVMVHILLPFMVLPIYSAMKGVAPHFMRASASLGAHPVRGFFRIYLPLTMPGVGAGALLTFIVAAGYYVTPSLVGGAKEQMLGYFIAFYTNTTINWGMASALGIVMLSCIMLIYLVAARSIGVRQIVGLR